A region of Lycium barbarum isolate Lr01 chromosome 1, ASM1917538v2, whole genome shotgun sequence DNA encodes the following proteins:
- the LOC132634252 gene encoding uncharacterized protein LOC132634252 isoform X1, which yields MFFNPSKVEMNCHHINCFTFPLPFDLPLQCFTSSLIFIFTKAMAAVVPVCLSTYVVSVSIGFFPSCLTRRYWCSASFGEYIEEVYVAYEQHKLEATGLEEFQGQVKMGILKTSYKLRNWLSFS from the exons ATGTTCTTCAACCCTAGCAAAGTAGAAATGAACTGTCACCACATCAATTGTTTCACTTTCCCTCTCCCTTTCGACCTTCCTCTACAATGTTTTACATCATccttaattttcatttttacaaaGGCTATGGCGGCGGTGGTTCCAGTTTGTCTCTCTACTTATGTCGTTTCGG TAAGCATAGGTTTTTTCCCCTCATGTTTGACAAGAAGATACTGGTGCAGTGCAAGTTTTGGGGAGTATATTGAAGAAGTATATGTTGCCTATGAACAACACAAACTAGAGGCCACG GGGTTAGAAGAGTTTCAAGGACAAGTCAAGATGGGAATTTTGAAGACTTCATACAAGTTGAGAAATTGGTTGTCATTTTcttag
- the LOC132634280 gene encoding carboxyl-terminal-processing peptidase 3, chloroplastic, with product METFCSNFDLGSSIPFSISKSLINPTSKPLFSCRFSSINHGKTPRFRGVVPQALGRKEAIAQFKKKDFLEENENLVKWVGKGVTGLAAALSLLCNSPALAESLTVAFPVSHTPEVNTVQRTLVEAWGLIRETFVDPTFNHQDWDLKLQQTMVEMFPLRSEDAAYSKVRGMLSTLGDPYTRIISPKEYQSFRIGSDGNLQGVGLFISVEPNTGHLVVLSCVENSPAARAGIHDGDELLEINGERLDGVDSETAAQKLRGRAGTIVTVKVHKGNGAGVSGYREVKLPREVIKLSPISSTIIPHKMPDGRLLKTGYVKLSNFSQSAAMDMENTIEEMENQGVQSYILDLRNNPGGLVTAGLDVAQIWLDGDETLVNTIDRDGNMAPISMVNGHAVTRDPLVVLVNEGSASASEILAGALHDNGRAILVGHKTFGKGKIQSVTQLHDGSALFVTVAKYLSPALHDIDQVGITPDVQCTVDMLNSPKDIFKDRSASASSLEADSCIIVAEHELDNQKSKGSAS from the exons ATGGAAACTTTCTGCTCAAATTTTGATCTTGGATCATCAATCCCCTTCTCAATCTCCAAATCTTTGATAAATCCCACTTCAAAACCATTATTTTCTTGTAGATTTTCATCCATAAATCATGGTAAAACACCAAGATTTAGAGGGGTTGTTCCCCAAGCTCTTGGCAGAAAAGAGGCTATTGCACAGTTCAAGAAGAAGGATTTTCTTGAAGAGAATGAAAATTTGGTGAAATGGGTAGGGAAAGGAGTTACTGGATTAGCTGCTGCTTTGTCCTTGTTGTGTAATTCTCCAGCTTTGGCTGAGTCTTTAACTGTAGCATTTCCTGTCTCTCACACACCTGAG GTAAATACAGTTCAGAGGACCTTAGTTGAGGCTTGGGGCTTGATTAGAGAGACATTCGTAGATCCAACTTTCAATCATCAAG ATTGGGATTTGAAACTGCAACAAACGATGGTAGAAATGTTCCCATTGAGGTCCGAAGATGCTGCCTATAGCAAAGTCAGGGGAATGCTATCTACGCTTGGAGATCCCTATACGCGCATTATTAGTCCTAAG GAGTACCAAAGTTTTAGAATAGGAAGTGATGGAAATTTACAAGGCGTTGGCCTCTTCATTAGTGTTGAACCAAATACAGGGCACCTG GTTGTTTTGTCCTGTGTGGAGAATAGCCCAGCTGCACGTGCTGGTATTCATGATGGAGATGAATTGCTTGAGATAAATG GTGAGAGACTTGACGGAGTTGACAGTGAAACCGCAGCTCAAAAACTGAGAGGCCGTGCTGGTACAATTGTTACAGTCAAAGTTCACAAA GGTAATGGTGCAGGGGTATCTGGTTACCGAGAG GTTAAACTACCTCGTGAAGTGATTAAGCTTTCCCCAATATCCAGTACCATCATCCCTCATAAAATGCCTGATGGTCGTCTCTTGAAAACTGGATATGTAAAGTTGTCAAACTTTTCTCAG TCTGCTGCTATGGACATGGAAAATACAATTGAGGAGATGGAAAATCAGGGTGTACAATCATATATACTAGATCTTCGGAATAATCCT GGAGGTCTGGTTACAGCTGGGTTAGATGTTGCCCAGATATGGCTAGACGGCGATGAGACACTTGTGAACACTATTGACAGGGATGGAAATATGGCACCAATTAGCATGGTCAATGGACATGCCGTAACACGCGATCCACTGGTTGTCCTT GTGAATGAGGGAAGTGCAAGTGCTAGTGAGATTCTGGCGGGGGCACTCCATGATAATGGCCGTGCAATCCTTGTCGGGCATAAAACTTTTGGGAAAGGAAAGATACAG AGTGTTACACAGTTGCACGACGGATCAGCTCTGTTTGTTACAGTAGCCAAGTATTTGTCTCCAGCACTTCATGACATCGATCAAGTGGGAATAACACCTGATGTTCAGTGTACAGTTGACATGCTTAATTCACCCAAAGACATCTTCAAGGACAGAAGTGCATCCGCATCATCTTTGGAGGCCGATTCTTGCATCATTGTTGCAGAACATGAATTGGATAATCAAAAATCCAAGGGCTCTGCTTCTTGA
- the LOC132634252 gene encoding uncharacterized protein LOC132634252 isoform X2: protein MFLNFVVPKRKIYDQETIVSIAGAGVYGKSEWNLQSSVSIGFFPSCLTRRYWCSASFGEYIEEVYVAYEQHKLEATGLEEFQGQVKMGILKTSYKLRNWLSFS, encoded by the exons ATGTTTTTGAATTTTGTTGTCCCAAAGCGCAAAATTTATGACCAGGAAACTATTGTGTCTATCGCTGGAGCTGGTGTGTATGGAAAATCTGAGTGGAATTTGCAGAGTTCAG TAAGCATAGGTTTTTTCCCCTCATGTTTGACAAGAAGATACTGGTGCAGTGCAAGTTTTGGGGAGTATATTGAAGAAGTATATGTTGCCTATGAACAACACAAACTAGAGGCCACG GGGTTAGAAGAGTTTCAAGGACAAGTCAAGATGGGAATTTTGAAGACTTCATACAAGTTGAGAAATTGGTTGTCATTTTcttag